The sequence GGTCAATCAGGTGGAGGTCAATCCTTTCCACCAGCAGGCCGACAGTGCCACCTTCATGCGCGACAACGGCGTGCAGGCCGAAGCCTGGGCGCCATTTGCCGAAGGACGCAACAACCTCTTCCAGAACGAGCGCCTCCTCGCCATCGGCGCGCGCCATGGCAAGACGGTTGGCCAGGTCGTGCTGCGATGGCTCGTCCAGCGCGGCATCGTGGCGCTGGCGAAGTCGGTGCGCAAGGAACGCATGCAGGAGAACCTGGATGTGTTCGACTTCGCGCTGAGCGCGGACGACATGGCCGAGATCACGACGCTCGACAGCGCCACCAGCAGCTTCTTCTCTCACCGCGACCCGGCCATCGTCAAGTGGATGAGCGAACGGCGGCTCGAGCTGTGAAGGCGCCCGATCCGACACCGCCGGCGGACGGCCGCCTCGGCCTCTTTGCGCGCGCCGGGCAACACCTTCGCACCTCGTTTGCAAACCAACGGGACTGTTCATGAAATCTCTCGCCATGACCGCCATTTCGCTCTCGATGGCTGCCTCCGCGTTCGCTCAGGACGACAAGAACCAGACCGGACTGCGGATCGCGCGCAACGGCTCGCAGCAATCGGCCAAGGGGCCGGCGGAGTTCTTCTCGGGCACGGTCCGCATCGACCCGCTGTTCCCCAAACCCAACGGTCCCACTCGCGCGACCGGCTCCTACGTGACCTTCGAACCCGGTGCGCGCACGGCGTGGCACACGCACCCGCTGGGCCAGACGCTCGTCGTCACCGCGGGTGCCGGCCGCGTGCAGCGCTGGGGAGACGCGGTGCAGGAGATCAGGCCCGGCGACGTGGTCTGGATTCCAGCGGGCCAGAAGCACTGGCACGGCGCGGCGCCCACCACCGCGATGACCCACATCGCGATCACCGAACAGGCGGACGGCAAGGCCGTCGACTGGCTGGAGAAAGTCAGCGACACCCAGTACGCAACGCAACCATGAAATCCGTCACCGCCTCCCTTGTTGCCGTCGCGCTCGCCCTGTCGGCCGCGGTCCCTGCCTTTGCCCAGGCGCCGGCGGCCGCGAAACCCCAGACACCCGCCCAGCGGCAATTCGGCGAGATATCGCCCAAGTTCGCCGAACTCACCGACGACGTCTTGTTCGGCGACGTCTGGGAACGGCCGGGGCTGTCGAAGCGGGACCGCAGCCTGGTCACCGTGAGCGCGCTCATCGCCATGAACCGGCCCGAGCAGTTGCGCCCGCACATGGTCCGCGCGCGCGACAACGGCGTGACGCAGGAAGAACTCATCGAGACCATCACGCATCTCGCCTTCTATGCAGGCTGGCCGAGCGCCGTGACCGCCATCGGGGTCGCGAAAGAGGTGTTCGGCAAGCCATGAACACGGCCCGGGCGGCTGCTCGGCATTCAACTGGAAACCGCACAGGAAAGATCGAACCATGAAACAAAGAGAACTCGGCCGCAGTGGCCTGCGGGTTTCCGCCCTCGGCCTCGGCTGCATGGGACTGAGCTACGGGTACGGGCCGGCCACCGGCATGGCCGACGCGGTCAAGCTGATCCATGCGGCCTTCGAGCGCGGCATCACCTTCTTCGACACGGCGGAAGCGTATGGACCCTTCGCGAACGAAAGCGTGCTCGGCGAAGCGCTGGCGCCGATGCGCGACCAGGTCGTGATCGCCACCAAGTTCGGCTTTCGCGACGGCGACGCCGGCAAGGGTCTCGACAGCCGGCCGGAGCGCATCCGCAAGGTGGCCGATGAAGCCTTGATGCGCCTGCGCACCGACCGCATCGACCTGTTCTATCAACACCGCGTCGATCCGCAGGTGCCGATGGAAGAGGTCGCAGGCACGGTGAAGGACCTGATTCGCGAAGGCAAGGTCAGGCACCTTGGTCTGTCGGAAGCGGGGGCCGACAGCATCCGCCGCGCGCATGCGGTGCAACCCGTTGCCGCGCTCCAGAGCGAGTACTCGTTGTGGTGGCGCGAGCCCGAGGCGGAGATCCTTCCGCTGCTGGAGGAGCTCGGCATCGGATTCGTGCCCTTCAGCCCGCTGGGCAAGGGCTTCCTGACCGGCGCGATCGATGCACAGACCTCGTTCGGCGCCGCGGACTTCCGCAACACCGTGCCGCGTTTCGCGCCGGAAGCCCGCAAGGCGAATCGCGCGCTGGTCGACGTGCTGTCCGGCATTGCGGCGCGCAAGCAGGTCACGCCGGCGCAGCTGGCCCTGGCCTGGTTGCTGGCCCGCAAGCCCTGGATCGTGCCGATTCCCGGCACCACCAAGCTGCATCGGCTGGAAGAGAACGCCGCAGCCGCCTCGGTCGAGTTGTCGACGGACGAACTTGCGCAAGTCGAGGCAGCGGTTGACGGCGTGCAGGTACAGGGCACGCGGTACTCGGCGGATCGGCAAAAGCTCGTAGGCAGGTAGATGGGAAGCAGCGCCGGACGTTCGTTGAGAACGCCTTGGAGCGCGTCATGTTCCTCCAGCGTCGCCGCGTGGGTCCGTTCGCCAATAAGCCAGAATTGAAGCCCTTCTCTTCGAACATCCACCCGCTTGATGCAACCCCTGCTCAACGCCATCGCCACGACGGCGCTGCCCACCGACGCAAAGCGCGTCTTCCACGGACGCGGCGGACTCTACCCCGGGTGCGAGCACCTCACGCTGGACTTTTTCCCACCGGTGTGGGTGCTGACCAGCTTCAAGCCTCTGGCTGAAGACGAATTGGCTGCGGTGGGCGATGCACTCGCAGCGCGCTGGGACCAACTTGCCCCGAGCCAGCCGTTGGACTGGGTGTTCCAGTGCCGCCGCGAAGGCCAGAGCGACACGCGCCTGATGTCCGGCGAGGTGCCGGATCCGCACTGGGTCACCGAAGGCGCGACGCGTTATCGCGTGAATGTCGGCAGGGGCCAGAACCACGGGCTTTTCCTGGACATGGCCGAAGGACGGCACTGGGTGCGCGAATACGTCGCGGCGCGCTCCGGTGCGCAGTCACGGGTGCGCGTGCTGAACCTTTTCGCCTATACATGCGCATTCTCGGTCGTCGCTCTGCAGGCGGGCGCGCGGCATGTCGTCAACCTCGACATGAGCAAAGCCGCTTTGGCTATCGGACAGCAGAACCACCGTGCCAACAACGTGCTGGAGCACGCCAGCTTTCTTCCCCACGACCTGTTCAGCTCATGGGGAAAGATCACGCGCAGCGGGCCTTACCAGCTGGTCATCGTGGATCCTCCAAGCTATCAGAAGGGCAGCTTTGTCGCGACCAAGGACTACGCACGGCTGATCAAGCGTCTTCCGGATCTTCTTGCGCCAGACGGCCATTTGATGCTCTGTCTCAACGCTCCCGAGATGGGCCCGGCATTCCTGCTCGATCACATGGCCAATCTGGCGCCGGAACTCATCTTCGTCGAGCGCCTTTCCAATCCGGCTGATTTTGCGGACGTCTGCGACCAACGCTCGCTGAAGGTACTTGTTTACCGGGCGCCTCCACTCGACCGATGAGTGCAATCGCGTTCGCGCATCTGGCGCCAGCGTCGACGACTTCAGCCTCGCGCAATGAGTCAGCTCGAGTGCGGGAGGAGGGCCTCTGGCACGCCATGAACGACATCCGGTGGTGCAAGCTCTCGAATTCATCGCCCGAGTCGCGGCGGCCCGAGAGGGCGGCAACGTCACTGCCGCGGAGATGAGGAAGACGAAGCCACCGGTCGAGGACATGGCGGGTAAGTGGAGCCTGGACGATCCAAGTACGCGGTGATGAAGATCGTGGACAAGAACGTGAAGGCCGGGGCTGTCGCGCCGCGCGCAGCAACCTTGGATGTTGCTCTTCCTCCCATCGTTCTCGAGCCAGCCAGCGAGTAGGAATGCATTAGCCGCGGTTGCCGTCTCGGGCAATTACCACCGATTTCGGATATTGGTCATTCGAAAGAGGCGCTATAGGCTCGCCGATCACAAAGGGAGTGGCGGTGAACACAATATTCAAGTCTGTCTGGAATGCATCCGCGGGCGCGTGGGTTGCGGCGCCCGAGACAAGCAAGGCCAATGGCAAGTCTTCGGCGAGTCGTCCTGTCGCGACCGCGCTGCTGGCGTTTGCGGGAATGGCCTGCTCCCCGGCATATGCCGTATGCACGAGTTCCGCACTGGGCATCACTTGCTCCGGAGCGGCGAATCCCCTGGCGCCCAGTTTCAGCAACGGCACGGACAATCTCAATGTCACGGTCAACCCGAACGCCACCGTCGGCGTGCTGTCCGGCGTAGGCGGCATCGCGATGTCACTGACCGGATCCAACCTCACGTTGACCAACAACGGGAAGATCGATCCAACGGCGGTGGGCGGGACGCCGAGCAAGCTGTCGTCCGGTGTCTTCATGGGCAACGCCGGCTTCAGCACGCAAACAGTCACCAACAACGGCATCCTGGGCGGCACCAGTGGCGTCGCGCTCGGGCTCACGGGGCTCGCGCTGACGATCCAGAATGGGGATGGCGGTACCACTTCGGTCACCAACACGGGGACGATGGCCACGACAGGCATCACCGGTGCGACGCTCGTCGGTGCGGACGCCGGGGTCATGGCACTGTACGGCGGCGGACAGGTCCATGTTGACAACACCGGCACCATCACCGGCCGGGTCGCGTTGGAATCGAGCGCAGGGGGCAATACGTTCACGAATGCCGGCATCCTCGACGGCAGCGTGTCGCTCGGAGCGAACAGCACCAACACGTTCGTTGCGACCACCGATTCCAAACTGCTGCCTGCGGTCGGCTCTGCACCCTCGGTCGATGTCGCCGTGGGCGCCGGGAGCCTCCATTTCGCCGCAACGGGCTTCGTCGACGGCGGGGCAGGCGGCGACAACACGCTGAAGCTCGTGCAGGGGACGGCCACGGACGGCGCGATCAGCCACGACAAGTACCTGAACTTCAATCATCTGGCCATCGACAGCGGGCGGTGGGTGTTGCGAGGTGCCTCGGCCGCTTCGGATGCGGCGCTCCGCAATGGCGCGGTTGCGGCGATCGACGATGCCGCAGGTCTCGGCACGGGCACCGTCCGGTCGAATGGCGGCGCCATCGAGTTCTCGACGGCGGGCCTGACGCTGTCGAACAAGGTGGACCTTCTGGCTGGAGGCCTGTCGCTGCGCGGCGGCGTGGACGCGACGCTCAGCGGCGTGATCTCGGGCACCGGCGCGCTGACCCAGTCCGGAACCGGAACGGTGACGCTGGGCAACAGCAACGGGTACTCCGGTGGTACGGCGATCCTGGGCGGCGCGTTGCAGGTGTCGAGCGACGCGAGTCTCGGCGATCCGACGGGTGCCGTGCGCGTGAACGACGCGAGCCTGCGCGCCGGTGCCTCCTTCACGCTGGCGCGCGATGTGTACGTCGTCAACTACGGGACCCTCGATACCGGCGCTTTCGATGTGACGATGACGGGCGCCATTCGCAACGACGGTGTCTTCGGTGCCCTGCGCAAGGCCGGAAGCGGCACACTCACGCTCCAGAACGGCGGCAGTGACTACACGGACGGCACCTTCGTCGACGCCGGAACGCTCGCCCTGAAGGGCGCCGGCAACATCGGCAGCTACGCATTGAACGTCGCCACGGGTGCCACCTTCGACATCTCGCAGCTCGCCGCATCAGGCGGCCAGGCCAACTTCATTCTGGGCGGTGGCCGCATCGCGCTGGGCGGAAAGACCCTCACCACCTACAACGGCGCCAGCGTGTCGACCTTCGGCGGCGTCATCGCCGATGGCGGGATCGGCGGGGGAACCGGTGGCGCGCTGCACATCACCGACGCCGGTGACAGCTGGACGTTGACCAATGCGCAGACTTACACCGGCGGCACCATACTCGACGCAGGCAACCTGATCCTCAGCGGCAACGGTGCGCTCGCGAGCGGCGGCGCGCTCACCCTCGGCGCCGCCGCCCATGTCGATGTGAGCGGCACCAAGGCCTCCGGCCTCACCCTCGGCAACGTCAGTGGTTCGGGCAGCATCTCGCTTGGCGCGAAGGCGCTCACACTCGGCACGGCCGACAACATCGGCTATGCGGGGGCCATCGACGGCGCAGGCGGCTCACTGGTCAAGCAAGGCGTCGGGGAACTGGTGCTGGACGGCATCAACAGCTACACCGGCACCACTTCCGTGAACGCGGGAACGCTGGTCGTGGGGGGTACGGCAGGTTCGAAGGCCAGCATTGCCGGCGACGCGATGGTCGCCTCCGGCGCCACCCTCGGCGGGCACGGCACCATCGGCGGCAATGCGACGGTGTCGAGCGGCGCCACGCTGGCGCCCGGGCATTCGATCGGCACGTTGAACGTGCTGGGCGACCTGACCCTGCAGAAGGGGGCCGTGCTGAACTTCGAATTCGGTGCGCCCGGCTCTTCGTTCCAGTCTTTCGGACTCGGCGACAACGTCGCCGTGGGCGGCAACCTGAGCATCGACAGCAGCACGCTGAATGTCGTCGATGCAGGCGGCATGGGGCCGGGCTTGTACAACCTGTTCAGCTACAAAGGCGCGCTCAGTTTTACCAATGGCGGTTTCACACCGCCGGCTGGCAGCAGCCTGCAGATCCTCACGGTCGACAAACAGATCAATCTGGTTCACACGGCGGGCTACACGCTGAATGTCTGGAACGCCAACGGCCTGGCCAGCGAGACCCAGATGGGTGGCGGTAGCGGCACGTGGTCTGCGGCGAGTTCGAATTTCACGGACGCCACGGGCAGCGTAACTGCGCCGATGCAGCCTGCCGGTGGATTCGCGGTCTTCGGGGGGGCGCCCGGAACGGTCACGATCGACAACGGCGCGGGGGCGGTGCGTGCCGGCGGCATGCAGTTCGCGTCGGACGGCTACCGGCTCACGGGCGACGCGCTCACGCTGGCAGCCGATGTGACGCATGTGGTCCCGGTCGAAGTGCGCGTGGGCGATGGCAGCGCCGCCAGCGCGAACTGGACGGCCACGATTGCCAACGTCCTGACAGGCTCGGACGGACTGAACAAGACGGGGGCCGGCACACTGGTGCTCACCGGCGTCAACATCTATACGGGCGGCACGACCGTCACGGCCGGCGTACTGCAGGGCGACACTGTCAGCCTGCGGGGAGACATCCTCAACAACGCCACCGTCAACTTCTACCAGGCCGTGCCAGGCAGCTACGCCGGCACGATGAGCGGCGGCGGGGTGCTGCGCAAGATCGGCAATGGCGATCTGGTGCTGTCCGCGCCCAACAGCTATCAGGGCGGCACCCGCATCGACGCAGGTTCGCTCAATGCGAGCGTCTCCGGTGCTCTGGGTACAGGCCCGGTGAACGTGGCTGGCAATGCCAGCCTTATCTTCAGCGGCACTGCCAGCGCCGGGGCGCTGAACATCGCGATGGCCGCAGGCAGCGGCGTCGTCAACGGCGGCCTTGCGCAGTTCAACGACAAGAGCTCGGCCGGCAGCGCCACCCTGGTGGCACAAGCCGGAGGCAGCATCGTCTTCGGAAACAACGCCACGGCGGCCGATGCCACGATCGAGAACCGGGGAGGCCAGGTCACGATCTGGAACAACGCCACAGCCGGGCAGGCGAAGATCACCAACGTCGGCGGCGCAACCAACCTGCTTGACAACGGTTCCGCAGGACAGGCCACCATCACGAACGAGGTCGGTGGCGCACTGGACATCTATGACACCGCCACCGCCGACAAGGCGACAGTCATCAACAACGCCGGCGGCGTCGTGCGCATTCGCAGTCTCACGACGCCGGGCGTGAGCATCGGTTCACTTCAAGGCGCGGGACGGGTGCTGCTGGGCAACAAGACGCTCAACGTCGGTGGCCTCAATACCAGCACCGAGATTTCGGGGGTGATTTCGGATGCTGGTGGCTCGATCGTCAAGGTCGGCAGCGGCAAGCTCACACTGTCGGGCGCGAATACCTACACGGGCGGCACCGCGCTGAAGGAGGGCCGCCTGGACGTAGGCCACAGCCAGGCGTTGGGCACCGGCGCGCTCGCAATGGACGACGGCACCACACTGGGCTTGAGTGCCGATGGCGTGAACATCGCCAACGCGATCCGGCTCACGGGCACGAGCGACCCCGTCATCGACACCGGTGCGTTCTCGGGCACCCTGAGCGGTGACATCAGCGGCGGCGGCTTCCTGACAAAGGAGGGCACGGGCACGCTGACGCTGGCTGGCGTCAAC comes from Variovorax paradoxus and encodes:
- a CDS encoding autotransporter outer membrane beta-barrel domain-containing protein gives rise to the protein MNTIFKSVWNASAGAWVAAPETSKANGKSSASRPVATALLAFAGMACSPAYAVCTSSALGITCSGAANPLAPSFSNGTDNLNVTVNPNATVGVLSGVGGIAMSLTGSNLTLTNNGKIDPTAVGGTPSKLSSGVFMGNAGFSTQTVTNNGILGGTSGVALGLTGLALTIQNGDGGTTSVTNTGTMATTGITGATLVGADAGVMALYGGGQVHVDNTGTITGRVALESSAGGNTFTNAGILDGSVSLGANSTNTFVATTDSKLLPAVGSAPSVDVAVGAGSLHFAATGFVDGGAGGDNTLKLVQGTATDGAISHDKYLNFNHLAIDSGRWVLRGASAASDAALRNGAVAAIDDAAGLGTGTVRSNGGAIEFSTAGLTLSNKVDLLAGGLSLRGGVDATLSGVISGTGALTQSGTGTVTLGNSNGYSGGTAILGGALQVSSDASLGDPTGAVRVNDASLRAGASFTLARDVYVVNYGTLDTGAFDVTMTGAIRNDGVFGALRKAGSGTLTLQNGGSDYTDGTFVDAGTLALKGAGNIGSYALNVATGATFDISQLAASGGQANFILGGGRIALGGKTLTTYNGASVSTFGGVIADGGIGGGTGGALHITDAGDSWTLTNAQTYTGGTILDAGNLILSGNGALASGGALTLGAAAHVDVSGTKASGLTLGNVSGSGSISLGAKALTLGTADNIGYAGAIDGAGGSLVKQGVGELVLDGINSYTGTTSVNAGTLVVGGTAGSKASIAGDAMVASGATLGGHGTIGGNATVSSGATLAPGHSIGTLNVLGDLTLQKGAVLNFEFGAPGSSFQSFGLGDNVAVGGNLSIDSSTLNVVDAGGMGPGLYNLFSYKGALSFTNGGFTPPAGSSLQILTVDKQINLVHTAGYTLNVWNANGLASETQMGGGSGTWSAASSNFTDATGSVTAPMQPAGGFAVFGGAPGTVTIDNGAGAVRAGGMQFASDGYRLTGDALTLAADVTHVVPVEVRVGDGSAASANWTATIANVLTGSDGLNKTGAGTLVLTGVNIYTGGTTVTAGVLQGDTVSLRGDILNNATVNFYQAVPGSYAGTMSGGGVLRKIGNGDLVLSAPNSYQGGTRIDAGSLNASVSGALGTGPVNVAGNASLIFSGTASAGALNIAMAAGSGVVNGGLAQFNDKSSAGSATLVAQAGGSIVFGNNATAADATIENRGGQVTIWNNATAGQAKITNVGGATNLLDNGSAGQATITNEVGGALDIYDTATADKATVINNAGGVVRIRSLTTPGVSIGSLQGAGRVLLGNKTLNVGGLNTSTEISGVISDAGGSIVKVGSGKLTLSGANTYTGGTALKEGRLDVGHSQALGTGALAMDDGTTLGLSADGVNIANAIRLTGTSDPVIDTGAFSGTLSGDISGGGFLTKEGTGTLTLAGVNTFTGSTNVAQGTLRAAATGTFSASSAHSVAAGATLDLAGFNQTVASLANGGTVSLAGAAAGTTLTVNGNYVGNNGVLKLGTALNGTGPSDRLVINGGTATGKTSVQIANLGGLGALTSGNGIEVVTAQGGATTTAQTTKDAFSLAGGHVDAGAYEYRLYAADAGGAGENWFLRSTAHAATPGAMGGSSVVTYRPEAALYASLPSQLRQGNLAMLGDLRKRVGDDDVKGAATSPTGSDRRAWARVLSTDIDIRQGGAVSPTSKGRLTGFQAGTDLLAMPGWRAGLYVGQLDGDARTNGFASGIQNLAVGRNDLRSQYVGVYGTYTSDTGFHADAVVQSGRHRYTVEPLASVGVGGKGHSLLGSIEIGQSFALGAGGWHIEPQLQLIHQHMDLGNSAIAGAIAQPQADSGWIARAGVRVKGEIDTGLGTLQPYGRFNVYKSSGGADIARFVNGTTATGIAAPTGSTSSELAGGFTLALSTSTSVYGEIGKLWASGGDAKVRSSVNGSVGVRVKW
- a CDS encoding class I SAM-dependent methyltransferase, which produces MQPLLNAIATTALPTDAKRVFHGRGGLYPGCEHLTLDFFPPVWVLTSFKPLAEDELAAVGDALAARWDQLAPSQPLDWVFQCRREGQSDTRLMSGEVPDPHWVTEGATRYRVNVGRGQNHGLFLDMAEGRHWVREYVAARSGAQSRVRVLNLFAYTCAFSVVALQAGARHVVNLDMSKAALAIGQQNHRANNVLEHASFLPHDLFSSWGKITRSGPYQLVIVDPPSYQKGSFVATKDYARLIKRLPDLLAPDGHLMLCLNAPEMGPAFLLDHMANLAPELIFVERLSNPADFADVCDQRSLKVLVYRAPPLDR
- a CDS encoding (R)-mandelonitrile lyase gives rise to the protein MKSLAMTAISLSMAASAFAQDDKNQTGLRIARNGSQQSAKGPAEFFSGTVRIDPLFPKPNGPTRATGSYVTFEPGARTAWHTHPLGQTLVVTAGAGRVQRWGDAVQEIRPGDVVWIPAGQKHWHGAAPTTAMTHIAITEQADGKAVDWLEKVSDTQYATQP
- a CDS encoding carboxymuconolactone decarboxylase family protein; protein product: MKSVTASLVAVALALSAAVPAFAQAPAAAKPQTPAQRQFGEISPKFAELTDDVLFGDVWERPGLSKRDRSLVTVSALIAMNRPEQLRPHMVRARDNGVTQEELIETITHLAFYAGWPSAVTAIGVAKEVFGKP
- a CDS encoding aldo/keto reductase, with product MKQRELGRSGLRVSALGLGCMGLSYGYGPATGMADAVKLIHAAFERGITFFDTAEAYGPFANESVLGEALAPMRDQVVIATKFGFRDGDAGKGLDSRPERIRKVADEALMRLRTDRIDLFYQHRVDPQVPMEEVAGTVKDLIREGKVRHLGLSEAGADSIRRAHAVQPVAALQSEYSLWWREPEAEILPLLEELGIGFVPFSPLGKGFLTGAIDAQTSFGAADFRNTVPRFAPEARKANRALVDVLSGIAARKQVTPAQLALAWLLARKPWIVPIPGTTKLHRLEENAAAASVELSTDELAQVEAAVDGVQVQGTRYSADRQKLVGR